CGTATCGCTCAGCGATATTATTTAGCGCTGTCATTAAAGATAAGAAGTTTTGTTCTTGGTCAATATTTTCTTCTCTGTGAGCAGAAACTAAAATATACTTTCCTGCTTCAAGATTAAGTTCTTCGAGCACTCTGCTCGCGTCAATTCTTGCCATATGTTCCTGCAACACTTCCTGCATTGGGGAACCTGTTACAAATATGTGGTCTTTCCTAAATCCTTCAGACAGGAGATATCGGCGAGAATGTTCCGTATACGTCAGATTAATATCTGATATATGATCGACAATTTTCCGGTTAATCTCTTCCGGTACGTTCTGATCGAAACACCGGTTGCCAGCTTCCATATGAAAAATCGGCACTTTCAGCCTCTTCGCGGAGATTGCCGACAGCGCTGAGTTCGTATCCCCTAGTATCAAGAGCGCGTCAGGTATTTCTTTCTGTAGTACCCCGTAAGACTTGGCAATGATATTTCCCATCGTCTCTCCAAGGTCTTTGCCGACACTATCTAAGTAATAATTTGGTTCTCTCAAACCAAGATCCTCAAAGAATACCCGGTTAAGCGTATAGTCCCAGTTTTGTCCGGTATGAACAAGAATGTGGTCGAAATAACGGTCACAGGCTTTAATCACTGCAGACAAACGGATTATTTCAGGACGAGTACCGAGAATTGTCATTACTTTAAGTTTTGACATTGATGTTAAACCTCCAAATAAAACGTATCTGGTTTTTCAGCATTAAAAATTTCATCCGCCCAAAAAAGGGTGATAACGTCGGTCTTTCCCAAATTTTCGATAGAATGTGTATAGCCGGTTGGAATATCCAATACCTGAAGTTTATCCCCAGATACGCTGTACTCAATGACTTTTGTGCCGTTTATTTCCCTAAACCTGATCAATGCATCTCCCTCGATCACAAGAAACTTTTCCACTTTTGAATGATGCCAGTGGTTTCCCCTGGTAATACCGGGTTTAGTACGAGAAATAAAGATCTGGCCCATAGCCGGCGATTTGATGAACTCAGCCAGCCATCCCCGTTGATCATATTTCATCTCTAAATCATAACTGAACCCATTTTCAGGAAAATAAGAAAGATAGGTCGCATATAAAAAACGCTCAAACTCACCTTCAAAATTCGGCATGACTAGCGAACTCCGGCTTTCTTGAAAAGCCTCCAATGTATTGGCTATCTGATGCAGGGTTATGCTGAATGTTCTAGTCACAAAGCAGAAACCATTATCCATTCTTGATTCACTGCCGTTAAAAGCATGAATAAACTCTTGAACCACGTCGTCAATATAAACAAGGGATAACACAGTTTCCGGGTTATTAATCTGTATCGGCAGTCCACGAGATATATTATAGCACCAAGTCGCTATCACAGAGTTATAATTGGGCCGGCACCATTTGCCGAAAACATTAGGCAGACGGTATATATACACTGGATTTCCTGTCTCTCTCGCATAATCTTCAAGCAAGCTCTCAGCGTTCTTCTTGCTTTGACCGTAAG
This genomic stretch from Dehalobacter restrictus DSM 9455 harbors:
- the wecB gene encoding non-hydrolyzing UDP-N-acetylglucosamine 2-epimerase — its product is MSKLKVMTILGTRPEIIRLSAVIKACDRYFDHILVHTGQNWDYTLNRVFFEDLGLREPNYYLDSVGKDLGETMGNIIAKSYGVLQKEIPDALLILGDTNSALSAISAKRLKVPIFHMEAGNRCFDQNVPEEINRKIVDHISDINLTYTEHSRRYLLSEGFRKDHIFVTGSPMQEVLQEHMARIDASRVLEELNLEAGKYILVSAHREENIDQEQNFLSLMTALNNIAERYGMPVIYSTHPRSKKFIEQRNFVFHPQVRCVKPFGFLAYNKLQKNSFCVLSDSGTLSEESAILGFAGILLRTSTERPEVLDKGTVIIGGINSKDIEQSIELAKAMQENNEQTVLAPDYVDENISVKVVKIIQSYSKIIDQFIWRKI
- a CDS encoding NAD-dependent epimerase/dehydratase family protein gives rise to the protein MKRTVLVTGANGFIGKNLIATLDTNMEILKYDIDNSVNELKDFCRRADFVFHLAGVNRPLEVGEFEKGNSGFTELLLTMLRENNKKVPVLMTSSIQAEIDNPYGQSKKNAESLLEDYARETGNPVYIYRLPNVFGKWCRPNYNSVIATWCYNISRGLPIQINNPETVLSLVYIDDVVQEFIHAFNGSESRMDNGFCFVTRTFSITLHQIANTLEAFQESRSSLVMPNFEGEFERFLYATYLSYFPENGFSYDLEMKYDQRGWLAEFIKSPAMGQIFISRTKPGITRGNHWHHSKVEKFLVIEGDALIRFREINGTKVIEYSVSGDKLQVLDIPTGYTHSIENLGKTDVITLFWADEIFNAEKPDTFYLEV